GACTGAAACAGGACGACATTAGGAATGGTAGCTAGGATCAACTGAAACAGGACAACATTAGGAATGGTAGCTAGGATCGACTGAAACAGGACGACATTAGGAATGGTAGCTAGGATCGACTGAAACAGGACGACATTAGGAATGGTAGCTAGGATCGACTGAAACAGGACGACATTAGGAATGGTAGCTAGGATCGACTGAAACAGGATGACATTAGGAATGGTAGCTAGGATAGACTGAAACAGGACGACATTAGGAATGGTAGCTAGGATTGACTGAAACAGGACGACATTAGGAATGGTAGCTAGGATCGACTGAAACAGGACGACATTAGGAATGGTAGCTAGGATCGACTGAAACAGGACGACATTAGGAATGGTAGCTAGGATCGACTGAAACAGGACGACATTAGGAATGGTAGCTAGGATAGACTGAAACAGGACGACATTAGGAATGGTAGCTAGGATCGACTGAAACAGACTGAAACCcgtgcattaaaaaaaaacaagacaattgtgcaatctggtttgcttaatataagacatttgacatgattcatatttttttaacttttgatacttaagtatatttaaaacgaaatacttttagacttactcaagtagtagccttgagtcattttctattattacggtatctttacttttactcaagtatgacatttgggtaTTTTTCTCACCACTCTTGTCTCTGTTATGTACCTCTGGGACGCAATGCGCACTCCGCTCCCCTAGATGGCGCTGTACATTACTTCCCAATGGCAGAAGTCCTAATGTGTTGTCGTTAGCACACACCGTTGTGTGCTTGTTTGCTGTCGAACGGAGAGGAGGTAGAAATATGACAGGGAAACGAAAAACTAAATCTACTCCTCAGGTATTGTCAGAcccataaagattttttttttatcggAGCAATGATAGGATGGTTTTAGCCAGCGAGTTATGTAGCAAGGGGGAATTTTTGTCTTGCGTTACAAAACACGGATGGGCCACTATGGCATCTACATGACTGTCTTAACTAGCTAACAAACTAAACGTGTCTCTAAATAgtttcatttttacatttttttttttttgcagttagCTTCGGTTATATTACTGTTTTCCCAAGATAGTGTAGCCAGATCATTATATTAGTATAACTAGCTAACAAGCTTACAACCAAATTACCGTCCATTGACAGTATACCATGAGCTTTTTAAAGAGGGAGCTGCTCAGGGTAACATTCATTAGCGCACACCGTAAGCAAAACGATTTGCAACGGGAAAACCagcgtttcttttttttgtaatTCAGTGGCGCGTTCAGCAGGACTCAACGTTTtggaacattcagatagaaataggcaatgtagaacaaacatgcctctgacATGTTAGAATAAGTAATCACATCTTCTTTATTCAAGGCATTTTATATCTGCTACTAAACGTGGTCCCGGGAGTCCCTCCCCTTTCTCAGTCTGTTTATTCAGTTTGGTTTCTAATGAATACACCCAGTTATCAAACCACATCGTAAAACTTGACTCAATCAGTTGTAATGTCGTCAGCTGTTTACACTAGCTAGTGAATTGAATTTCACCAACAGTTCTTCTTTAGGAGTCAGATTCTGCCGACGGGCAGAAGAAATGCCGTCCGGAGGAGCCGACAGCGAGACCGACTACCGCTGAGGTACCGACCAGactgagggaggaggtggagagactcTATAAACTGACGATGCCTGAAGACTTCTACCTCTTCTGGGACTTCTGCTCCCTGCTCAGCCCCGATAACCCCGGGTAGGTTACCCACTCACCCAGTCCCTGATAACCCCGGGGTAGGTTACCCACTCACCCAGC
This is a stretch of genomic DNA from Oncorhynchus tshawytscha isolate Ot180627B unplaced genomic scaffold, Otsh_v2.0 Un_contig_5675_pilon_pilon, whole genome shotgun sequence. It encodes these proteins:
- the LOC121844984 gene encoding histone PARylation factor 1-like — its product is MTGKRKTKSTPQESDSADGQKKCRPEEPTARPTTAEVPTRLREEVERLYKLTMPEDFYLFWDFCSLLSPDNPGDALKEILGLRLVGPFDILAEAHRSSANPQPNYHLHWRYFYDPPEYQTVLQGNGDNLLHLGYYR